One part of the Truepera radiovictrix DSM 17093 genome encodes these proteins:
- a CDS encoding RNA-guided endonuclease TnpB family protein, with product MLLRKVYRFQMRPTKAQEELLCQMAGAKRFVFNWALARRRDFYEANKEGISAKQLSSELTDLKKQPETGWLKGVDSQLLQQALKDVDRSFKNFFEKRSRFPRFKSRKREMPSFRIPQRVKVEDGKVYVPKIGWVRIRQSQDIDCKTKSATFKRDATGKWYVTLTAEFEMPDVPLPPAKPENVVGIDLGLKDFAVLSSGEREAPPKHYRAAEKKLKRAQRALSRKQKGSKNRDRARQQLARIHQKVRNKRQDFLHKMTTSLVRGYEGICIEDLSLKGMARTKLAKSVSDAALGEFRRQLEYKTVWHRKHLAVIDRFFPSSKLHMECGAINDALTLADRVWTCACGAVIDRDLNAAHNIKVEGLKQLVAAGHAETLNACGAQVRPTLISRHSAVKQESHVL from the coding sequence ATGCTGCTTCGCAAGGTCTACCGCTTCCAGATGCGCCCCACAAAGGCGCAGGAAGAACTGCTGTGCCAGATGGCTGGGGCGAAACGCTTCGTGTTCAATTGGGCGCTGGCTAGGCGTCGTGACTTCTATGAGGCGAACAAGGAGGGCATCAGTGCCAAGCAGCTTTCAAGCGAGCTAACCGACCTGAAAAAGCAACCTGAAACCGGGTGGCTTAAGGGCGTTGACTCGCAGCTCCTTCAACAGGCGCTCAAGGACGTTGACCGCAGCTTCAAGAACTTCTTTGAGAAACGCTCGCGCTTTCCTCGGTTCAAGTCGCGCAAGCGAGAGATGCCGAGCTTCCGCATTCCGCAACGGGTCAAGGTTGAAGATGGCAAGGTCTACGTTCCTAAAATCGGCTGGGTACGCATCCGCCAGTCTCAAGACATTGACTGCAAAACCAAGTCGGCCACCTTCAAGCGCGACGCCACCGGCAAGTGGTATGTGACGCTGACGGCCGAGTTTGAAATGCCGGACGTGCCACTACCGCCCGCCAAGCCTGAGAACGTCGTAGGCATAGACCTCGGGCTCAAAGACTTCGCTGTCCTTTCCAGTGGTGAACGGGAAGCGCCGCCCAAGCACTACCGCGCCGCCGAGAAGAAGCTGAAACGCGCACAAAGGGCGCTCTCTCGCAAGCAGAAGGGAAGCAAGAACCGTGATAGAGCCAGACAGCAGCTAGCTCGTATCCATCAGAAAGTCAGGAACAAACGTCAAGACTTTCTCCATAAGATGACCACCTCCCTAGTGAGGGGCTATGAGGGTATCTGTATCGAAGACCTATCGCTCAAAGGCATGGCGAGAACCAAGCTAGCCAAGAGCGTGTCTGATGCGGCCCTCGGAGAGTTCCGTAGGCAACTCGAGTACAAAACGGTGTGGCATCGAAAGCACCTGGCAGTCATAGACAGGTTTTTCCCAAGTTCCAAGCTGCACATGGAGTGCGGCGCTATCAACGACGCCCTGACACTCGCTGATAGGGTTTGGACGTGTGCCTGTGGTGCGGTGATAGACCGCGACCTGAATGCGGCGCACAACATCAAAGTAGAAGGACTTAAACAGCTTGTCGCGGCGGGGCACGCCGAGACGCTAAACGCTTGTGGAGCGCAGGTAAGACCGACCCTAATCAGTCGGCACAGCGCTGTGAAGCAAGAATCCCACGTGCTTTAG
- the tnpA gene encoding IS200/IS605 family transposase codes for MPRAYQHKTTSVFLLNYHLVWIPKYRKKLLVGRVSDRLSELLNDKCERMGWEVIALEVMPDHLHLFIGADPSTSVDCIVRHLKGYTSFKLRQEFPHLARLRSLWTRSYFVSTAGNVSSQTIERYIAEQRKR; via the coding sequence ATGCCCCGCGCCTACCAGCACAAGACCACCTCGGTATTCCTCTTGAACTACCATCTCGTGTGGATACCGAAGTACCGCAAGAAGCTGCTGGTAGGGCGCGTCAGTGACAGGCTCAGCGAACTGCTTAACGACAAGTGCGAACGGATGGGGTGGGAGGTCATCGCCTTAGAGGTGATGCCCGACCACCTCCATCTCTTCATCGGCGCTGACCCCAGCACCTCGGTGGATTGCATCGTTCGTCATCTCAAGGGCTACACCTCCTTCAAGTTGCGGCAGGAGTTTCCACATCTGGCGCGGTTGCGTAGTCTGTGGACGCGCTCGTATTTCGTTTCGACCGCTGGTAACGTCAGCTCCCAGACGATTGAGCGGTATATTGCAGAGCAGAGGAAACGCTGA